In Oxyura jamaicensis isolate SHBP4307 breed ruddy duck chromosome 20, BPBGC_Ojam_1.0, whole genome shotgun sequence, the following are encoded in one genomic region:
- the TLDC2 gene encoding TLD domain-containing protein 2 isoform X2 encodes MRGLRARYHLLPDQDEDLPMGCVEPDSEGWPGWEGAPAAAAALEEPCGLVLSTPSRVLRDRETKELGPHLPPRLQQQPWSLLYCTARDGFSLRTLYRRAGPLSSPALLLIRDTDAQAFGAFFATTIHRSNNFYGTGETFLFSFSPELKVFRWTGRNNFFMKGDVDLLMVGGGSGRFGLWLDGDLHHGGSYPCETFNNESLSPRGDFCVQDLEVWGLA; translated from the exons ATGAGGGGGCTCCGTGCCCGCTACCACCTCCTG CCCGACCAGGACGAGGACCTGCCCATGGGATGCGTGGAGCCGGACAGCGAGGGGTGGCCAGGCTGGGAGGGGGCCCCAGCTGCAGCCGCGGCCCTGGAGGAGCCGTgtgggctggtgctgagcacgcCGAGCCGTGTCCTGCGGGACAGGGAGACCAAGGAG CTGGGGCCCCACCTGCCCCCCcgtctgcagcagcagccctggagcCTGCTGTACTGCACTGCGCGGGATGGCTTCAGCCTGAGAACCCTGTACCGGCGTGCTGGCCCACTGAGctcccctgcactgctgctcATCCGAGACACCGATGCACAG GCCTTCGGTGCGTTCTTCGCTACCACCATTCACAGGAGCAACAACTTTTATGGCACAGGGgaaacatttctcttctctttctccccagaaCTGAAG GTGTTCAGGTGGACGGGCAGGAACAACTTCTTCATGAAGGGAGATGTGGACCTGCTGATGGTCGGTGGGGGCAG TGGCAGGTTTGGGCTGTGGCTGGACGGGGACTTGCACCACGGGGGCAGCTACCCCTGTGAGACCTTCAACAATGAGAGCCTCTCGCCGCGGGGGGATTTCTGTGTTCAGGACCTGGAGGTGTGGGGCCTGGCCTGA
- the TLDC2 gene encoding TLD domain-containing protein 2 isoform X1, translating into MALHSTAVSGAGPAKHPPLGSKGCRGLWEPFTWSLHRVGQLWGHCSLRARLLVRGGGGVWGGGEALISFHPQPDQDEDLPMGCVEPDSEGWPGWEGAPAAAAALEEPCGLVLSTPSRVLRDRETKELGPHLPPRLQQQPWSLLYCTARDGFSLRTLYRRAGPLSSPALLLIRDTDAQAFGAFFATTIHRSNNFYGTGETFLFSFSPELKVFRWTGRNNFFMKGDVDLLMVGGGSGRFGLWLDGDLHHGGSYPCETFNNESLSPRGDFCVQDLEVWGLA; encoded by the exons ATGGCACTGCACAGCACGGCAGTGTCAGGAGCGGGCCCAGCCAAGCACCCACCCCTGGGGTCCAAGGGCTGCAGAGGCCTTTGGGAACCCTTCACCTGGAGCCTGCACAGGGTGGGGCAACTTTGGGGACACTGCTCCCTTAGGGCAAGGCTGCTggtccggggggggggaggtgtgtgggggggaggggaggcacTCATCTCCTTCCACCCCCAGCCCGACCAGGACGAGGACCTGCCCATGGGATGCGTGGAGCCGGACAGCGAGGGGTGGCCAGGCTGGGAGGGGGCCCCAGCTGCAGCCGCGGCCCTGGAGGAGCCGTgtgggctggtgctgagcacgcCGAGCCGTGTCCTGCGGGACAGGGAGACCAAGGAG CTGGGGCCCCACCTGCCCCCCcgtctgcagcagcagccctggagcCTGCTGTACTGCACTGCGCGGGATGGCTTCAGCCTGAGAACCCTGTACCGGCGTGCTGGCCCACTGAGctcccctgcactgctgctcATCCGAGACACCGATGCACAG GCCTTCGGTGCGTTCTTCGCTACCACCATTCACAGGAGCAACAACTTTTATGGCACAGGGgaaacatttctcttctctttctccccagaaCTGAAG GTGTTCAGGTGGACGGGCAGGAACAACTTCTTCATGAAGGGAGATGTGGACCTGCTGATGGTCGGTGGGGGCAG TGGCAGGTTTGGGCTGTGGCTGGACGGGGACTTGCACCACGGGGGCAGCTACCCCTGTGAGACCTTCAACAATGAGAGCCTCTCGCCGCGGGGGGATTTCTGTGTTCAGGACCTGGAGGTGTGGGGCCTGGCCTGA